One Astatotilapia calliptera chromosome 1, fAstCal1.2, whole genome shotgun sequence DNA segment encodes these proteins:
- the LOC113024818 gene encoding adhesion G-protein coupled receptor G2-like yields MTSCCFQNVWNPVQNGTKEDPIKTLEILENILEQTKVEGAISMHFPDLVVLLFKPNRTSDNLEIFASDSEAGLTPVANRRVHVRLPREVGGRGNKIIFSMLKFAETASSMVGTFHEVYDQRLVGLSVQGKKISGLQERFNITMNFTTTINETQEPSCQFLNFTAKNFSKEGCLTLWTRGQGNVTCSCDHFTYFAVIMVCTSISLKDQKILSYITITGCSLSLCALVIAVLLFITNRKLREDISMKVHINLVIALILLNLHFLPSHMVAAESTTWLCFYMALALHYSLLAAFSWMALEGFHLYLLFVKVFDTYVSRYLLKVCVVGWGVPAVIVSLVVIIDREFYGYISISPETAVCFINNQMVKMVTTTGLFPFVFLFNMLMFAVTVKRVFSVGQKKKLGQIIHTKVIKSICRLLGVCALLGLTWGLAFFSFGQLTTPSLYLFCILNSLQGFFIFLWFVMSVRKSQNSAKQTSIETRSKSN; encoded by the exons ATGA CTAGCTGCTGTTTTCAGAATGTGTGGAACCCTGTGCAAAATGGCACCAAAGAAGACCCCATTaa AACATTGGAAATCCTAGAAAATATTCTTGAGCAAACAAAAGTGGAAGGGGCCATATCAATGCATTTCCCTGATTTAGTTGTTCTCCTGTTCAAACCCAATCGTACCTCTGACAACCTTGAAATTTTCGCCAGTGACAGTGAg GCAGGATTGACGCCAGTCGCCAACAGGAGAGTACACGTTCGACTACCAAGAGAAGTTGGAGGAAGGGGGAACAAGATTATCTTTTCCATGCTTAAGTTTGCTGAAACAGCCAGC AGCATGGTTGGAACCTTCCATGAAGTTTATGATCAACGACTGGTTGGCCTAAGTGTGCAGGGCAAGAAAATATCAGGACTACAAGAGCGCTTCAACATCACCATGAATTTCACCACAACAATAAAT GAAACCCAAGAGCCATCctgccagtttttaaatttcacagcaAAGA ATTTCAGTAAGGAGGGCTGCCTTACCCTGTGGACACGTGGTCAGGGTAATGTTACCTGTTCCTGTGACCACTTCACATACTTTGCTGTGATCATG GTATGTACTTCCATCTCACTTAAAGACCAGAAGATTTTATCATACATTACTATAACTGGCTGTAGTCTTTCACTTTGTGCCCTGGTCATTGCTGTATTGCTCTTCATCACAAATAG AAAACTCAGAGAAGATATCTCTATGAAGGTCCACATTAACCTTGTAATTGCTCTGATTCTCCTCAATCTGCACTTCCTGCCCAGTCACATGGTGGCAGCAGAGTCCACCACAtggctttgtttttacatgGCTCTTGCCCTTCACTACTCCCTGCTGGCTGCTTTCAGCTGGATGGCCTTGGAGGGATTCCACCTCTACCTTCTCTTTGTAAAAGTTTTTGACACCTATGTCAGCAGATACCTGCTCAAAGTCTGTGTGGTGGGATGGG gtgttcCTGCAGTCATTGTGTCATTGGTGGTGATCATAGACAGAGAGTTTTATGGCTACATCTCTATCTCCCCTGAAACTGCAGT ATGCTTTATAAACAATCAAATGGTGAAAATGGTGACTACAACGGGACTGTTCccctttgtgtttctctttaacATGTTAATGTTTGCAGTGACAGTCAAACGTGTTTTCTCTgttggacaaaagaaaaag CTTGGGCAGATTATCCATACCAAAGTCATCAAAAGTATTTGTCGCTTGTTGGGAGTCTGCGCACTGCTTGGCCTTACCTGGGGCCTGGCTTTCTTCTCATTTGGACAGCTGACCACTCCTAGCCTCTACCTCTTCTGCATCCTGAACTCATTGCAAG GTTTCTTCATCTTCCTGTGGTTTGTGATGTCAGTGAGAAAGTCCCAAAACTCTGCTAAACAGACGAGCATTGAAACACGTAGTAAAAGCAACTAG